A part of Sulfurifustis variabilis genomic DNA contains:
- a CDS encoding glycosyltransferase, with amino-acid sequence MTSVRPLFRKLVVISRAGWILEGGEKRFQDNDGRYLDGLARFFEQVIIIAREFANDGTTVNYGFRFSSHNIQLVHGMESLIVSRPFRTLARIWKAMFEIAGADVVFSFVNTARGSVYLLLARILGKKTIAYCGTDRDALFRSEGRSRVQRHLFLWLEHLAMHHAHLRVVTGPRLFAKYKPHGLTTMTAPVSPLLTFASPARELPTYGSARPFRLLCVAHLRRQKNLECILEAAKLLQQSGADFYLTIVGDGDRRRALEALTSELGLEDRVRFHGYVNNPQELARLYESHEFFLFASTVEGFPRAIWEAIHFELYVVCVKVGGIEELFGNGEVQIVPYPDPKLLASSIVEATRHPKTTRTATESAKRKMRSLFPQDAINQIEEFLIALKAQ; translated from the coding sequence GTGACCAGCGTTCGACCCCTCTTCCGCAAACTCGTGGTCATATCGCGCGCCGGCTGGATCCTCGAAGGCGGTGAAAAGCGGTTTCAGGACAATGATGGCCGTTACCTGGACGGTCTCGCTCGGTTTTTCGAGCAGGTGATAATCATCGCTCGTGAGTTCGCCAATGACGGTACCACCGTCAACTATGGATTTCGCTTTTCAAGCCACAACATCCAACTAGTGCACGGGATGGAGTCTCTCATCGTCTCACGGCCCTTTCGAACGCTCGCGCGTATCTGGAAGGCTATGTTTGAGATAGCTGGCGCGGATGTTGTGTTCAGCTTCGTCAATACTGCCCGCGGCAGCGTATATCTTCTTTTGGCGCGCATACTGGGCAAGAAAACGATTGCCTATTGCGGCACCGATCGGGATGCGCTCTTTCGCTCAGAGGGACGATCGCGCGTTCAGCGCCATCTCTTCTTGTGGTTGGAACACTTGGCAATGCATCATGCTCACCTGCGAGTCGTGACCGGTCCACGGCTTTTCGCAAAGTACAAGCCTCACGGCTTGACTACGATGACAGCGCCGGTCTCGCCCTTACTGACATTTGCTTCGCCAGCGCGCGAGCTACCGACCTACGGTAGCGCCCGGCCCTTTCGCCTCTTGTGCGTAGCTCACTTGAGGAGACAGAAGAACCTCGAGTGCATCCTCGAAGCGGCAAAGCTCCTGCAGCAATCGGGCGCCGATTTTTACCTTACGATTGTCGGCGATGGTGACCGGCGAAGAGCTCTGGAAGCATTAACCAGCGAGCTGGGGCTGGAGGATCGGGTCCGGTTTCACGGCTATGTCAACAATCCACAGGAGCTGGCGCGCCTTTATGAATCACACGAGTTCTTCTTGTTTGCCAGCACCGTGGAAGGATTTCCTCGCGCAATTTGGGAAGCGATACATTTTGAGCTCTACGTCGTTTGCGTGAAAGTCGGGGGGATCGAGGAGCTTTTCGGCAATGGCGAAGTACAAATAGTTCCATACCCCGACCCGAAGCTGCTTGCATCCTCCATCGTCGAAGCAACCAGGCACCCGAAAACGACGCGCACAGCCACTGAATCAGCCAAGCGCAAAATGCGATCACTCTTTCCACAAGACGCCATAAACCAGATAGAAGAATTTCTGATTGCGCTCAAAGCCCAATGA
- a CDS encoding glycosyltransferase, producing MIRILYIVRNLEPGGAETFLLSMLQQLDKRRFTADVACLYGSGQLEAEFARAGVRIHMMGFNALYDLRAYLRLARLVRKNRYDIIHTKLFHADLVGRLIALGVGLRPVYSTVESVHEWVGPQRLRGRFKHIVARCSSRINERVIAVSEDIRKALISNVRLPSELVEVIPNGVDTRHFDPSVHGHGSLKAELGLPPRALLIGAVGTLSPVKNHRLLIEAAPEVIKHHPHAYFVVVGRGDQTALRDLARSYGVEQRFFFTGARRDVANVLASLDAYVMTSLSEGVSLSLLEAMAMARPVIATGVGGNVEIVNSRDLGILYPPNDHNALAHAIDEVLTNRPYRELICRNARRRVCNAYSLGVAVDRYQALYEARK from the coding sequence ATGATCCGGATCCTCTACATCGTTCGTAATTTGGAGCCGGGTGGCGCAGAAACTTTCCTGCTATCAATGCTTCAGCAACTCGACAAACGTCGCTTCACAGCGGATGTCGCCTGCCTCTACGGAAGCGGGCAACTCGAGGCGGAGTTTGCGCGGGCTGGCGTGCGGATCCATATGATGGGCTTCAACGCGCTTTACGATCTCCGCGCTTATCTCCGACTGGCACGGCTTGTGCGCAAGAATCGCTATGACATCATCCATACAAAATTATTCCATGCCGATCTCGTCGGTCGACTCATTGCATTGGGCGTTGGCCTCCGGCCGGTCTACTCAACCGTGGAAAGTGTCCACGAGTGGGTTGGCCCTCAACGCCTGCGCGGTCGTTTCAAACACATCGTCGCGAGATGTAGCTCGCGTATCAATGAGCGGGTGATTGCAGTATCCGAAGACATTCGAAAAGCACTGATCTCAAATGTCCGCCTGCCTTCCGAGCTCGTCGAGGTCATACCTAACGGAGTCGACACCCGGCACTTCGATCCCTCCGTTCATGGACATGGTTCACTAAAGGCTGAACTCGGCTTACCCCCCCGGGCACTACTTATCGGCGCTGTTGGCACTCTAAGCCCCGTAAAGAACCATCGCTTATTGATTGAAGCGGCTCCAGAGGTGATCAAGCACCATCCGCATGCCTACTTCGTCGTTGTCGGTCGGGGTGACCAGACTGCTCTACGCGATCTTGCACGTAGTTACGGAGTGGAACAGCGGTTCTTCTTTACAGGCGCGCGTCGCGACGTGGCCAATGTTCTGGCGAGCCTCGATGCTTACGTCATGACATCATTGAGCGAAGGTGTCAGTTTGTCGCTACTCGAGGCCATGGCCATGGCCCGTCCTGTGATCGCAACAGGAGTGGGAGGAAACGTCGAAATCGTTAATAGCCGCGATCTCGGGATACTCTATCCTCCCAATGACCATAATGCCTTGGCGCACGCCATCGATGAAGTGCTGACCAACCGGCCCTATCGCGAGCTTATTTGCCGCAATGCAAGGCGGCGGGTCTGCAACGCATACAGCTTGGGCGTCGCGGTAGACCGCTATCAGGCCCTCTACGAGGCCAGAAAGTGA